A single region of the Paramicrobacterium fandaimingii genome encodes:
- the ruvC gene encoding crossover junction endodeoxyribonuclease RuvC, with product MPLRVLGIDPGLTRCGIGVVDVAPNREATLVHFGVIKSFPDVEIESRLLTIAEGIDAALDQYAPQAVAVERVFAQHNLRTVMGTAQASGIALAAAAKRGLRVGHHTPSEVKAAITGYGSADKKQVATMVTRILRLAAPPTPADAADALALALCHAWRVGSAVTPAGTAAETPAQRAWLAAEHASRRGGPPRA from the coding sequence GTGCCGCTTCGTGTGCTGGGCATCGACCCTGGACTCACCCGCTGCGGCATCGGAGTCGTGGACGTTGCGCCGAATCGCGAAGCCACACTTGTCCATTTTGGAGTCATCAAGAGCTTCCCAGACGTCGAAATCGAGTCACGACTGCTCACGATCGCCGAAGGCATCGACGCTGCTCTCGATCAGTACGCGCCACAGGCCGTCGCTGTCGAGCGCGTGTTCGCTCAGCACAACCTGCGCACTGTCATGGGCACGGCTCAGGCTAGCGGGATCGCTCTTGCCGCTGCAGCGAAGCGCGGTCTTCGGGTTGGACACCACACTCCGTCCGAGGTGAAAGCAGCAATCACCGGCTATGGCTCCGCAGACAAAAAGCAGGTTGCGACGATGGTCACCCGCATCCTGAGGCTCGCCGCGCCCCCAACGCCGGCCGACGCGGCGGATGCCCTTGCCCTGGCGCTCTGCCACGCGTGGCGAGTCGGGAGCGCCGTGACGCCAGCGGGAACGGCCGCCGAGACGCCCGCTCAGCGGGCATGGCTTGCGGCTGAACACGCCTCACGGCGGGGAGGACCGCCGCGAGCCTGA
- a CDS encoding YebC/PmpR family DNA-binding transcriptional regulator, translated as MSGHSKWATTKHKKAIIDQRRAKSFAKLIKNIEVAAKIGGPDLAGNPTLQDAIQKAKKTSVPNDNIDRAVKRGAGLTGETIEYTTIMYEGYGPNGVALLVECLTDNKNRAAADVRTLMTRNGGTMADPGSVSYNFSRKGLIVVPQEETTEDDVLAAVLDAGAEEVQSEDDTFEIITEATDLVPARTALQEAGIDYNSADVAFVPHLKVEIDADTARKVFKLIDALDDSDDVQNIYSNFDISPDVRAQLEEDED; from the coding sequence ATGTCAGGGCACTCCAAATGGGCGACGACAAAGCACAAGAAGGCGATCATCGATCAGCGGCGTGCAAAGTCGTTCGCGAAGCTCATTAAGAACATTGAGGTTGCCGCCAAGATCGGCGGGCCGGATCTTGCGGGAAACCCCACCTTGCAAGACGCCATCCAAAAGGCGAAGAAGACATCCGTTCCCAACGACAACATCGATCGCGCCGTCAAGCGGGGCGCTGGACTCACGGGCGAGACCATCGAGTACACGACGATCATGTACGAGGGGTACGGGCCAAACGGAGTTGCCCTTCTTGTCGAGTGTCTGACCGACAATAAGAATCGCGCTGCAGCTGACGTGCGCACACTCATGACGCGCAATGGCGGGACGATGGCTGACCCAGGAAGCGTGTCATACAACTTCAGCCGCAAGGGCCTCATTGTCGTTCCCCAAGAGGAGACGACGGAAGATGATGTGCTCGCAGCCGTGCTCGATGCCGGAGCAGAAGAGGTTCAGTCTGAAGACGACACCTTCGAGATCATCACCGAGGCAACCGACCTGGTTCCGGCCCGCACGGCACTGCAAGAGGCCGGCATCGATTACAACTCGGCAGATGTCGCGTTCGTTCCGCACCTCAAGGTAGAGATCGACGCCGACACCGCACGCAAGGTGTTCAAGCTCATCGACGCTCTCGACGACTCCGATGATGTGCAGAATATCTACAGCAACTTCGACATCAGTCCCGACGTGCGAGCACAGCTCGAAGAAGACGAAGACTGA
- the pdxT gene encoding pyridoxal 5'-phosphate synthase glutaminase subunit PdxT, whose amino-acid sequence MAGRARIGVLALQGDVREHTSALSELDVDVTKVRTAADLSAIDGLVLPGGESSVIDKLSRTFGVADPIRRAIARGLPVFGTCAGLIMLSERLVDGIDGQHTFGGLDVTVQRNAFGSQTDSFETDLDIPELGERPVHAVFIRAPVVTDVGPEVRVLSQIGTGRIVAVEQGNVMATSFHPEVSGERRFHERFVEGVRSRMG is encoded by the coding sequence GTGGCTGGTAGGGCACGAATCGGAGTTCTCGCTCTTCAGGGTGACGTGCGCGAGCACACATCGGCGTTGAGCGAGCTCGACGTCGATGTGACGAAAGTCCGAACGGCCGCCGATCTCTCAGCGATTGACGGACTTGTTCTTCCCGGTGGGGAGTCGAGCGTCATTGACAAGCTGAGCCGCACGTTCGGCGTCGCGGATCCCATCAGACGTGCGATCGCGCGTGGGCTCCCTGTCTTCGGCACGTGCGCGGGCCTCATCATGCTCTCCGAGCGGCTGGTTGACGGGATTGACGGCCAGCACACGTTCGGCGGCCTCGATGTCACTGTGCAGCGCAATGCGTTTGGGTCCCAGACGGACTCGTTCGAGACCGACCTCGATATTCCCGAGTTGGGGGAGCGTCCCGTACACGCCGTCTTCATCAGGGCGCCTGTGGTCACAGACGTGGGCCCCGAGGTTCGCGTGCTCAGTCAGATCGGCACAGGCCGCATTGTCGCCGTCGAACAAGGCAACGTCATGGCAACGTCATTTCACCCCGAGGTATCAGGCGAGCGACGCTTTCACGAGCGCTTCGTTGAAGGGGTGCGAAGTCGCATGGGCTGA
- the pdxS gene encoding pyridoxal 5'-phosphate synthase lyase subunit PdxS — translation MTDSNSQNETGTGRVKRGLAEMLKGGVIMDVVTPEQARIAEDAGAVAVMALERVPADIRSQGGVARMSDPDLIDAIVAEVSIPVMAKARIGHFVEAQILEALDVDYIDESEVLSPADYVNHIDKWNFTVPFVCGATNLGEALRRINEGAAMIRSKGEAGTGDVSEATKHIRKITSEVRALTALSKDELYVAAKELQAPYALVEEIAETGKLPVVLFTAGGVATPADAAMMMQLGADGVFVGSGIFKSGNPEQRASAIVKATTFYDDPSVVADVSRGLGEAMVGINVSDLPAPHRLSERGW, via the coding sequence ATGACTGACAGCAACTCGCAGAACGAGACCGGCACGGGCCGCGTCAAGCGCGGACTCGCGGAAATGCTGAAGGGCGGCGTCATCATGGACGTCGTCACCCCAGAGCAGGCACGCATTGCGGAGGATGCGGGAGCCGTCGCGGTGATGGCTCTCGAGCGCGTGCCCGCGGATATTCGCTCACAGGGCGGCGTCGCACGCATGAGCGACCCCGATCTCATCGATGCGATCGTCGCTGAGGTCTCAATCCCCGTTATGGCGAAGGCACGAATCGGCCACTTCGTCGAGGCTCAGATCCTTGAAGCGCTCGATGTCGATTACATTGACGAGTCAGAGGTTCTCAGCCCGGCCGACTACGTGAATCACATCGACAAATGGAACTTCACCGTTCCGTTCGTCTGCGGGGCAACGAACCTTGGTGAGGCGCTCCGTCGCATCAACGAGGGAGCGGCGATGATCAGATCCAAGGGTGAGGCCGGCACAGGGGACGTCTCGGAGGCCACGAAGCACATTCGCAAGATCACCTCAGAGGTTCGGGCGCTGACAGCGCTGTCGAAGGACGAGCTCTACGTCGCGGCGAAAGAGCTCCAGGCGCCGTACGCGCTCGTCGAGGAGATCGCCGAGACAGGAAAGCTCCCCGTCGTCCTCTTCACTGCGGGCGGCGTCGCGACGCCGGCAGACGCAGCGATGATGATGCAGCTCGGTGCCGATGGAGTGTTTGTCGGTTCGGGAATCTTCAAGTCGGGAAACCCCGAGCAGCGAGCATCCGCCATCGTCAAGGCAACGACGTTCTACGACGACCCCTCAGTCGTTGCCGACGTCTCACGCGGGCTCGGCGAGGCGATGGTCGGAATCAACGTCAGCGACCTTCCCGCTCCTCACCGCTTGTCCGAGCGTGGCTGGTAG
- a CDS encoding HIT family protein yields MTEPQDVQAESAEQFHLVGVPDEFQRLWTPHRMVYIRQGEPETNDCPFCRAPSMDDSDSLIVARGRHAFVICNLFPYNSGHLLVCPYRHISTYDLATPEEVAEIGELTQVAMRVIRAVSGNDGFNLGMNQGAVAGAGISAHLHQHIVPRWAQDSNFLPIIAKTKALPQLLGEVRETLAAAWPKPDHTENEHHD; encoded by the coding sequence ATGACTGAGCCTCAGGATGTTCAGGCGGAGTCAGCCGAGCAGTTCCATCTCGTTGGCGTCCCAGACGAGTTTCAGCGGCTGTGGACACCGCACCGTATGGTCTACATTCGGCAGGGCGAGCCCGAGACCAATGACTGCCCGTTTTGCCGTGCCCCCAGCATGGACGACAGCGACTCGCTGATCGTTGCGCGAGGTCGCCACGCGTTCGTCATCTGCAATCTCTTCCCCTATAACTCCGGGCACCTCCTGGTGTGCCCGTACCGTCATATTTCGACGTACGATTTGGCCACTCCTGAAGAAGTTGCTGAAATCGGAGAGCTGACGCAGGTTGCCATGCGCGTCATCCGCGCCGTCTCTGGCAACGATGGGTTCAACCTCGGAATGAACCAGGGGGCCGTCGCCGGAGCCGGAATATCTGCGCACCTGCACCAGCACATCGTGCCGCGCTGGGCGCAGGACTCCAATTTTCTACCCATCATCGCCAAGACCAAGGCACTTCCACAGCTTCTCGGCGAGGTTCGCGAAACACTCGCGGCCGCTTGGCCGAAGCCCGATCACACGGAGAATGAGCATCATGACTGA
- the thrS gene encoding threonine--tRNA ligase translates to MRVNGELKDLATTVTETDDVEPVTVASPDGLNILRHSAAHVLAQAVQQVNPEAKLGIGPPITDGFYYDFDVAEPFTPDDLKALQKAMERIIKQGQRFERRVVTDDGARTELAAEPYKLELIGLKGAGASAGNENENVEVGGADLTIYDNVDPKTGETVWKDLCRGPHLPSTRLIGNGFSLMRVAAAYWRGSEKNPQLQRIYGTAWPTKDELRAYKTRLEEAAKRDHRRLGAELDLFSFPDEIGSGLAVFHPKGGIIRAEIEDYMRKRLVENDYELVNTPHITKGHLYEISQHLNWYRDGMFPPMHLDEVTDADGTVVKQGQDYYLKPMNCPMHNLIYRARGRSYRELPLRLAEFGTVYRYEKSGTLSGLTRVRGLTQDDAHIYVTDNQIKPEVARQLEFVLETLRGYGLDDFYLELSTRDPEKSVGTDDAWNDATETLRQVALESGLELVDDPGGAAFYGPKISVQARDAIGRTWQLSTVQLDFNQPELFELEYTAADGTRKQPTMIHRALLGSIERFFAILLEHYAGAFPVWLAPVQVVGIPVAEEFGPYLDKIASRLKEHGVRIEIDHSDDRMQKKIRTHTKQKVPFLLIAGEEDRSNGNVSFRFRDGTQLNGVAVDDAVSKIIASIQSHEHVTTAWSA, encoded by the coding sequence ATGCGCGTCAACGGCGAGCTCAAGGACCTCGCAACGACGGTGACGGAGACAGACGATGTCGAGCCGGTTACTGTGGCTTCTCCTGACGGCCTGAACATCCTTCGCCACTCGGCGGCACACGTCCTCGCACAAGCGGTACAGCAGGTCAATCCGGAGGCAAAGCTCGGGATCGGCCCGCCCATCACCGATGGTTTCTACTATGACTTCGATGTCGCTGAGCCCTTCACTCCCGATGATCTCAAAGCTCTGCAGAAGGCGATGGAACGCATCATCAAGCAGGGACAGCGGTTTGAACGCCGTGTTGTGACGGACGATGGCGCACGCACCGAGCTCGCAGCAGAGCCATACAAACTCGAACTCATCGGGCTCAAGGGTGCTGGGGCGTCGGCCGGAAACGAGAACGAGAATGTCGAAGTCGGCGGCGCTGACCTCACGATTTACGACAACGTCGACCCGAAGACGGGGGAGACGGTGTGGAAAGACCTCTGTCGAGGCCCTCACCTTCCCTCGACGCGACTGATCGGCAACGGCTTCTCGCTCATGCGCGTCGCCGCGGCGTATTGGCGCGGCTCTGAGAAGAACCCGCAGCTGCAGCGGATCTACGGAACCGCCTGGCCAACCAAAGACGAGCTTCGGGCGTATAAGACTCGGCTCGAAGAGGCTGCGAAAAGGGACCATCGTCGTTTGGGCGCGGAGCTCGATCTGTTCAGCTTCCCTGACGAAATCGGGTCAGGGCTCGCGGTCTTCCACCCGAAGGGTGGAATCATCCGGGCCGAAATCGAAGACTATATGCGCAAGCGTCTCGTCGAAAATGACTACGAGCTTGTCAACACACCTCACATCACCAAGGGTCACCTCTACGAGATCAGCCAGCACTTGAACTGGTACAGAGACGGCATGTTCCCGCCGATGCACCTCGACGAGGTGACCGATGCTGATGGCACGGTGGTGAAACAGGGCCAGGATTACTATCTCAAACCCATGAACTGCCCGATGCATAATCTCATCTACCGGGCACGAGGTCGCAGCTACCGCGAGCTGCCGCTGCGACTCGCTGAGTTCGGCACCGTCTACCGCTACGAGAAAAGCGGAACGCTCTCGGGGCTGACACGAGTCCGCGGACTGACCCAAGACGATGCGCACATCTATGTGACAGACAACCAGATCAAACCCGAGGTCGCCAGGCAGCTTGAATTTGTCCTCGAGACTCTGCGCGGCTACGGCCTCGACGATTTCTACCTTGAGCTGTCAACGAGGGACCCTGAGAAATCGGTGGGCACAGACGACGCGTGGAATGACGCGACCGAGACCCTTCGCCAGGTCGCCCTCGAATCCGGCCTTGAGCTTGTCGACGATCCGGGCGGTGCCGCGTTCTACGGCCCGAAGATCTCGGTTCAGGCCCGAGACGCCATCGGCCGAACCTGGCAGCTTTCCACAGTTCAGCTTGACTTCAATCAGCCCGAGCTCTTCGAGCTTGAGTACACGGCCGCCGATGGAACGCGCAAGCAACCGACGATGATCCATCGTGCCTTGCTCGGCTCGATCGAGAGGTTCTTTGCAATCCTTCTCGAGCACTACGCCGGAGCATTCCCCGTCTGGCTCGCGCCCGTGCAAGTTGTCGGAATCCCCGTCGCCGAAGAATTTGGGCCGTACCTCGACAAGATCGCCAGTCGCTTGAAGGAGCACGGGGTTCGCATTGAGATCGACCATTCCGACGATCGCATGCAGAAGAAGATTCGCACGCACACCAAGCAAAAGGTTCCATTTCTGCTGATCGCCGGCGAGGAAGACCGCTCGAACGGAAACGTCAGCTTCCGATTCCGAGATGGAACCCAGCTCAACGGCGTTGCTGTCGACGACGCCGTATCCAAGATCATCGCGAGCATTCAGTCTCACGAGCACGTGACGACGGCGTGGTCTGCATGA
- a CDS encoding aldo/keto reductase — protein sequence MTSTTTYPADSTHLLGGQYRVPRIGYGTMRLSGPGVIGLPEDVNGAIAILRHAVELGVRFFDTANAYGPRTVNQLIGRALAPFNEEIVVGNKVGASRGPGVIGLPEDVNGAIAILRHAVELGVRFFDTANAYGPRTVNQLIGRALAPFNEEIVVGNKVGASRGPRGEWLTDSRPETIRTQVEDALLDLRTDISPLTYLRLWGDSTDRAGAIAEGVPLEDSLGTLVELREAGKVRHIGISGASPTMLERARRITPIAAVQNRFNLLDRSGVGVLSACERDEIAFVPYFPLATGTLANLDALIAPARRLDAPTTTIALAWLLRRSPAVIPIPGTASPSHLQENVRAATLAPQLTDDEVKALTAVEDEANARLDTMSTQATEAIDKQRAITESTRPTAPTQ from the coding sequence ATGACCAGCACCACAACATACCCTGCCGACAGCACCCATCTGCTTGGCGGCCAGTACCGCGTACCGCGCATCGGCTATGGGACGATGCGCTTGAGCGGCCCCGGTGTGATTGGCTTACCGGAAGACGTAAACGGGGCGATCGCGATTCTGAGGCACGCCGTCGAGCTCGGCGTGCGGTTCTTCGACACCGCCAATGCTTACGGCCCTCGGACCGTCAACCAGCTCATCGGACGGGCCCTCGCGCCCTTCAACGAGGAGATCGTTGTCGGTAACAAGGTCGGCGCATCGCGCGGCCCCGGTGTGATTGGCTTACCGGAAGACGTAAACGGGGCGATCGCGATTCTGAGGCACGCCGTCGAGCTCGGCGTGCGGTTCTTCGACACCGCCAATGCTTACGGCCCTCGGACCGTCAACCAGCTCATCGGACGGGCCCTCGCGCCCTTCAACGAGGAGATCGTTGTCGGTAACAAGGTCGGCGCATCGCGCGGCCCCCGCGGTGAATGGCTCACCGACAGCCGTCCTGAGACCATCCGAACGCAAGTTGAGGACGCGCTGCTGGATCTGCGTACCGACATCAGTCCGCTCACCTACCTGCGACTCTGGGGTGACAGCACCGATCGCGCTGGCGCCATCGCCGAGGGCGTTCCGCTGGAGGACTCCCTCGGCACCCTCGTCGAGCTACGCGAGGCGGGCAAGGTTCGCCACATCGGCATCTCCGGAGCCTCCCCAACCATGCTTGAACGCGCCAGACGCATCACCCCAATCGCCGCCGTGCAAAACCGCTTCAACCTGCTCGATCGCAGCGGCGTTGGTGTCCTGTCTGCATGCGAACGTGACGAGATCGCCTTCGTTCCCTATTTCCCCCTCGCCACCGGAACTCTCGCGAACCTCGATGCGCTCATCGCGCCAGCCCGCAGACTCGACGCCCCCACGACGACCATTGCTCTGGCGTGGCTCCTGCGGCGCTCTCCCGCCGTCATCCCCATTCCGGGCACCGCGTCGCCGAGTCACCTCCAGGAGAACGTCCGAGCCGCGACACTCGCCCCGCAGCTCACAGATGACGAGGTGAAAGCACTCACCGCTGTCGAAGACGAGGCGAACGCGAGACTCGACACCATGTCTACTCAAGCGACCGAGGCCATCGACAAGCAGCGCGCTATCACCGAGTCTACGAGGCCGACGGCGCCGACACAGTAA
- a CDS encoding TetR/AcrR family transcriptional regulator encodes MKSGRERLLNAATTLLSQHPEREPSTRELYQAAGVAAPTLYHHFGTKEGLLDIVVEQAFADYLERKHGMLRTGDLLADFAAGWDLHIEFGVANPMLYALMYGPHLSRAAATADAELRRGLQRLAAEGLLRVSVEDAAATTTATAIGCVTMLNRLHAAPTASWAQHIRAGLIEQITGQPRDEISQEQAARALLARMPSPGTSFTPAEASLLRQWLAVLATAPDAEQVAPVSSPSRKGSIR; translated from the coding sequence GTGAAATCTGGTCGAGAACGTCTACTCAACGCCGCGACGACGCTGCTGTCCCAGCACCCCGAGCGTGAGCCGAGCACACGCGAGCTGTATCAGGCTGCCGGCGTCGCCGCGCCGACGCTCTATCACCACTTCGGTACCAAGGAGGGCCTGCTCGACATCGTCGTCGAGCAGGCCTTTGCCGACTACCTAGAGCGAAAACACGGGATGCTGCGTACCGGAGATCTCCTAGCCGATTTCGCGGCCGGCTGGGACCTGCACATCGAATTCGGGGTGGCCAATCCGATGCTCTATGCCCTCATGTACGGTCCGCATCTGTCACGAGCCGCAGCCACGGCCGACGCTGAACTCCGACGCGGTCTTCAACGACTCGCCGCGGAAGGCCTGCTACGGGTGTCCGTCGAGGATGCCGCAGCAACAACGACAGCCACGGCCATCGGCTGCGTCACTATGCTGAACCGCCTGCACGCAGCCCCGACGGCATCGTGGGCCCAGCATATCCGCGCCGGCCTCATCGAGCAGATCACTGGACAGCCGCGCGACGAGATCAGCCAGGAGCAGGCGGCGCGAGCGCTCCTTGCCCGGATGCCTTCACCGGGCACATCATTCACTCCCGCGGAGGCGTCGCTGTTGCGCCAATGGTTGGCCGTGCTCGCTACCGCGCCCGACGCCGAGCAGGTTGCACCAGTCTCGTCACCCTCACGGAAAGGATCCATACGATGA
- a CDS encoding SDR family NAD(P)-dependent oxidoreductase: METGTLRVLITGASSGIGEAVVERCRRDGARLVLTGRRRSPTLSLRDNELYLPGDLSDEKFVTDLVERAVAELGGLDAVLLVHGLQQEGPLTAMSLADARALLDANVLSVFSVIKHAATHMSDGGAIVCVASRLGIAGISGQVMYSAAKGGLIMLAKGAAVELAPRNIRVNVAAPGLTVTPVIESWIQKHPNPEQNRAEQAATIPLGRLAEPAEVAEAIYFLGSPAASYITGAVLPIDGGYTAA, from the coding sequence ATGGAAACCGGGACGTTGCGTGTACTCATCACAGGCGCATCGAGCGGAATCGGCGAAGCTGTCGTCGAGCGCTGCAGGAGGGATGGCGCGCGGCTCGTTCTCACCGGCAGACGCCGTTCTCCCACGCTGTCGCTGAGGGATAACGAGCTCTACCTTCCCGGTGACCTTTCCGATGAGAAGTTTGTCACTGACCTCGTCGAGCGCGCGGTCGCGGAACTCGGCGGTCTTGACGCCGTGCTGCTCGTTCACGGGCTTCAGCAGGAAGGGCCGCTGACGGCGATGTCGCTCGCCGACGCGCGGGCGCTTCTCGATGCAAACGTTCTCAGCGTCTTCAGTGTCATCAAGCACGCAGCGACGCACATGTCAGACGGCGGCGCCATCGTCTGCGTTGCGTCTCGGCTCGGCATTGCCGGCATTTCCGGTCAGGTGATGTATTCCGCGGCAAAAGGCGGCCTCATCATGCTGGCGAAGGGCGCTGCCGTCGAACTTGCGCCCCGCAACATCCGCGTGAACGTCGCCGCTCCGGGTCTGACCGTCACTCCCGTGATCGAATCGTGGATCCAGAAGCATCCGAACCCTGAGCAAAACCGCGCAGAGCAGGCCGCGACAATCCCTCTCGGACGACTCGCCGAGCCCGCAGAGGTCGCAGAGGCGATCTACTTTCTCGGATCGCCGGCGGCGTCGTACATCACCGGTGCGGTGCTGCCAATCGACGGCGGGTATACGGCGGCCTGA
- a CDS encoding alanine racemase yields the protein MGGVAEKSDDDILAPTLGWGWFIVHRFAGILAGNVRLRESPAAIVLHDTLSDNIARMQRFADSHGKNLRPHVKTHKSVEIGRLQLAAGARGITAGTVGEAEVFANAGVADIFIAYPLWASGTKEQRLRSLADRTKLSIGVESRAAADILLAALGERRAAVSLIVEIECGAGRSGVAPSQAGALARYATELGFFVAGVYTYPGHGGTPGAREHAARDQGEALTEAVRSFDAVGLTADVVSAGSTPTAEFSTDRVITEIRPGEYVFNDGDNLRLGACREADIALFVAATVVSAQEPGRAILDVGSKAIGREGDPDRGFGVVAGLGYRLHKLNEYHGYLRLPVDEPQLPVGTMVPVLPNHVCPVVNSFDELTVVMPDGGCEMWPVSARGRLN from the coding sequence ATGGGCGGCGTCGCTGAAAAGTCAGACGACGACATCCTCGCACCGACGCTCGGGTGGGGGTGGTTCATCGTGCATCGATTCGCTGGCATTCTGGCGGGCAATGTTCGTCTGCGGGAGAGCCCGGCAGCGATCGTGCTCCACGACACGCTGAGCGACAATATCGCACGCATGCAGCGATTCGCCGATTCCCATGGCAAGAACCTGCGTCCGCACGTCAAGACGCACAAGAGCGTGGAGATCGGGCGTCTGCAGTTGGCGGCGGGTGCACGCGGAATCACGGCGGGCACGGTGGGTGAAGCCGAAGTGTTCGCGAATGCCGGAGTGGCAGACATCTTCATTGCTTACCCGCTCTGGGCCTCGGGCACCAAAGAGCAGCGGCTTCGATCGCTGGCGGACCGAACGAAACTGAGCATCGGCGTGGAGAGCAGGGCTGCTGCCGACATACTCCTCGCGGCACTCGGTGAGCGACGTGCGGCTGTCTCTCTGATCGTCGAGATCGAGTGCGGAGCAGGGCGATCCGGCGTTGCTCCCTCTCAGGCGGGCGCACTTGCGCGTTACGCGACCGAGCTCGGCTTCTTCGTGGCCGGTGTGTACACATACCCGGGACATGGCGGAACACCGGGTGCTCGCGAGCATGCCGCTCGTGATCAGGGCGAGGCTCTCACCGAGGCAGTGCGCAGCTTTGACGCAGTGGGACTCACGGCCGACGTCGTCAGCGCGGGGTCGACCCCGACGGCGGAATTCTCGACGGATCGCGTGATCACGGAGATTCGACCGGGGGAGTACGTCTTCAACGACGGCGACAACCTCCGACTCGGTGCATGTCGCGAGGCAGACATCGCGCTGTTCGTTGCAGCGACGGTGGTGAGCGCACAGGAGCCAGGTCGTGCGATTCTCGATGTGGGGTCGAAAGCAATCGGTCGCGAGGGAGACCCCGATCGCGGCTTCGGAGTCGTAGCGGGCCTCGGCTACCGACTGCACAAGCTGAATGAATATCACGGGTACCTCAGGCTCCCTGTCGACGAGCCGCAGCTCCCTGTCGGCACGATGGTGCCTGTTTTGCCGAACCACGTGTGTCCCGTCGTGAACAGCTTCGACGAGCTGACGGTTGTGATGCCGGACGGCGGCTGCGAGATGTGGCCGGTATCGGCACGCGGACGGCTGAATTGA
- a CDS encoding ammonium transporter gives MDTGSIAWAVTATALVLLMTPGVAFFYGGLVKAKSVVSMMMMSFGALALIGVLWVLYGASMSTVTGLWDFSGNPLDDLGLTSLASGETANTDLLGSAYSATFAIITVALISGAIADRARFGSWMLFAGVWATLVYFPVAAWVWGGGWILNLGTILFGEDSAAAVIDYAGGTAVHINAGAAALALVLVLGKRSTFAKGADKPHNVPLVLLGAAILWFGWFGFNAGAEWTNGLAGVGLITVNTLGATAAAIIGWLIVERVKDGKSTSVGAASGAVSGLVAITPACANLTPGWSLLLGALTGTVCALAVELKFRLGYDDTLDVVGIHLVGGLIGTLYLGFFATGTGLFLGGGLQQITLQLIAAIAVLGYSFVIAWIVGTVIEKTIGFRLEPDAEVAGVDNSVHGESAYDMDVRERV, from the coding sequence ATGGACACCGGAAGCATTGCGTGGGCCGTCACAGCCACGGCGCTCGTGCTCCTCATGACGCCAGGAGTCGCCTTCTTCTACGGAGGCCTTGTCAAGGCAAAGAGCGTCGTCAGCATGATGATGATGAGCTTTGGGGCTCTCGCCCTGATTGGCGTGCTGTGGGTGCTCTACGGCGCAAGCATGAGCACTGTCACTGGCCTCTGGGACTTCTCGGGAAACCCGCTCGATGATCTCGGTCTGACCTCGCTCGCGTCAGGCGAGACCGCGAACACCGATCTGCTCGGCTCGGCATACAGCGCGACATTCGCCATCATCACCGTCGCGCTCATCTCGGGGGCGATTGCCGATCGCGCACGGTTCGGGTCATGGATGCTGTTTGCCGGCGTGTGGGCGACTCTCGTGTACTTCCCCGTTGCCGCATGGGTGTGGGGTGGAGGATGGATCCTCAACCTCGGCACGATTCTGTTCGGGGAAGACAGCGCCGCAGCCGTCATCGACTACGCGGGCGGAACAGCAGTGCATATCAATGCGGGGGCGGCAGCACTCGCGCTCGTTCTCGTGCTCGGAAAGCGGTCAACATTCGCCAAAGGCGCTGACAAGCCGCACAACGTGCCGCTCGTACTTCTCGGCGCAGCCATCCTGTGGTTCGGCTGGTTCGGGTTCAACGCTGGCGCCGAATGGACGAACGGGCTCGCCGGCGTCGGACTGATCACTGTGAACACACTCGGTGCAACGGCAGCCGCGATCATCGGCTGGCTCATCGTCGAGCGGGTCAAAGACGGCAAGTCCACATCTGTCGGCGCGGCATCCGGTGCGGTCTCCGGGCTTGTCGCCATCACCCCCGCCTGCGCGAACCTCACACCAGGATGGTCGCTGCTGCTCGGAGCCCTCACCGGCACCGTGTGCGCCCTCGCCGTCGAGCTCAAATTCCGGCTCGGTTACGACGACACGCTCGATGTCGTCGGCATCCACCTGGTTGGAGGATTGATCGGCACGCTCTACCTTGGGTTCTTTGCCACGGGAACCGGATTGTTTCTCGGGGGCGGGCTTCAGCAGATCACGCTTCAGCTCATCGCGGCAATCGCGGTTCTCGGGTACAGCTTCGTCATCGCCTGGATCGTCGGCACCGTCATTGAGAAGACAATCGGGTTTCGCCTGGAGCCCGATGCAGAGGTTGCCGGCGTCGATAACTCCGTTCACGGAGAGAGCGCCTACGACATGGACGTACGCGAGAGAGTCTGA